Part of the Pseudodesulfovibrio hydrargyri genome is shown below.
GCTCTATCACGGCCATCTGTACGGCGGCCCGGGCCACGCCTTCACGGCGGCGGCAGGGGCCTTTCTGCTCTGCGGCGGATGCTCGGCCCTGAACCAGGTCCAGGAGCGCGGGCGCGACGCGCGCATGGAGCGCACCCGCAACCGGCCCCTGGCCTCGGGGCGGATGCCCCCCGCCCTCGGGCTTTCGTGGGCCGGGCTGTTCGGCCTGGCCGGTCTGATACTGTTTTTCCTGTCCGGAGGATGGCCGACGCTGCTCGCCGGGCTCGGCGTGGTGGCCGTGTACAACGGCCTGTACACCCCGCTGAAACGGGTCACGCCCATGGCCCTGCTGGCCGGGGGCGTGGCCGGGGCCGCGCCGCCCGTGACCGGCTGGCTGGCCGCCGGAGGGCCTCTTTCCGATCCGCACATCCTCGGGGTGGCCGTGATCTTCTACCTCTGGCAGGTGCCCCATTTCTGGCTGCTGGCCGAAAAGCACCGCGAGGATTACGGGCGCGCCGGGTTCGCCGTGCTCGACACCGGCCTGCCCCCGGCCTTCCGCGCCCGGCTCATGGGTGTCTGGGTGGCCGCCTATTTCGTGGGGCTGGGCTGCTTCGCGGGCCTGGCCGGACCGGCTTCCCTGCGCTGCATCGTCCTGCCCGGACTGCTTCTGGCCGGAGGGGGGGCCGCCTGGCTGGCCGCCGCCGACCGGTACAAGCCCGCCCTGGCGGCCATGCACCTGTCCCTGCCCCTGGGGCTTGCCCCGCTCCTGTTCGCCACCGTATAACCATCCAAGGACGATCATGCTCTGGCTCCACCCCATCCTCCAACTCGCGGCCCTGCTCATCGCCGTCCGGGTCCTGTTCATGGGCTTCAACCGGTTCCGTTTCCAGCACCTCAAGCAGAA
Proteins encoded:
- a CDS encoding protoheme IX farnesyltransferase, with the protein product MIPERLASVSSLIRPRVSLAVAAGSLFGALYHGHLYGGPGHAFTAAAGAFLLCGGCSALNQVQERGRDARMERTRNRPLASGRMPPALGLSWAGLFGLAGLILFFLSGGWPTLLAGLGVVAVYNGLYTPLKRVTPMALLAGGVAGAAPPVTGWLAAGGPLSDPHILGVAVIFYLWQVPHFWLLAEKHREDYGRAGFAVLDTGLPPAFRARLMGVWVAAYFVGLGCFAGLAGPASLRCIVLPGLLLAGGGAAWLAAADRYKPALAAMHLSLPLGLAPLLFATV